Proteins encoded by one window of Aliivibrio wodanis:
- the torT gene encoding periplasmic solute binding receptor protein has translation MKLTFHSIAILLFSILLSPFSSAQEAWKLCAIYPHLKDSYWLSINYGMVEEAKLNHIELTVYESGGYPNIDRQREQIKQCVAIGSDAIILGTVDPIAFQNELESLTKHIPIFATVNQLTSAPESKAPLHLGEVGVDWYEMGFKAGSYLAKQHPKNSGITYIGWLPGPKTRGGTKPVTKGFQDAIKNSDIVISATYWGDNSKELQRNLIQDALQNEKLDYLVGGAVAIEVAISELASRKMQNQVGLVSTYLSHAVYRGLLRKRVLFSPTDKMVLQGRLSIKQTIGYLNQQPLPFRLSPNIETLTPMHLPKKVLLDSLSPAEYRPTFFVESSE, from the coding sequence ATGAAACTTACTTTTCATTCCATAGCTATTCTGTTGTTTTCTATTTTATTATCACCTTTTTCTTCAGCGCAGGAAGCGTGGAAACTGTGTGCTATTTATCCTCACTTGAAGGATTCTTACTGGCTTTCTATTAACTATGGCATGGTGGAAGAAGCAAAATTAAATCACATTGAATTAACCGTTTATGAATCTGGTGGTTATCCAAATATAGATAGGCAAAGAGAGCAAATAAAGCAATGTGTCGCTATTGGATCTGATGCCATTATTTTAGGAACGGTTGATCCAATCGCTTTTCAAAATGAATTAGAAAGCCTCACCAAGCACATCCCTATCTTTGCAACAGTCAATCAATTAACCAGTGCTCCTGAATCTAAAGCCCCACTACACCTTGGTGAAGTCGGTGTTGATTGGTATGAAATGGGATTTAAAGCGGGTAGTTACCTTGCAAAACAGCATCCAAAAAATTCAGGAATAACCTATATTGGCTGGCTTCCTGGCCCCAAAACACGCGGTGGTACAAAGCCAGTAACAAAAGGGTTTCAAGATGCAATTAAAAACAGTGATATTGTCATTAGCGCAACCTATTGGGGTGATAATAGTAAAGAATTACAGCGCAATTTAATTCAGGACGCTCTACAAAATGAAAAGCTAGACTATCTTGTTGGTGGTGCAGTAGCGATTGAAGTGGCGATTAGTGAATTAGCTAGCAGAAAAATGCAAAATCAAGTGGGATTAGTCTCTACTTATCTAAGTCATGCAGTATATCGCGGTTTATTACGTAAACGTGTGTTATTTTCCCCTACCGATAAAATGGTACTGCAAGGTCGACTCAGTATTAAGCAAACAATAGGCTATTTAAACCAACAACCTTTACCTTTTAGATTGTCGCCAAATATTGAAACATTAACACCAATGCATTTACCTAAAAAAGTATTACTAGACTCTTTATCTCCAGCAGAATATCGACCAACTTTTTTCGTCGAATCTTCTGAGTAA
- the mgsA gene encoding methylglyoxal synthase has translation MKKTTRTIPAHKNIALVAHDHYKPELLRWVKENKDALQGHFLFGTGTTGHLLSRETGLAIKSLLSGPMGGDQQLGALISEGKIDMMIFFWDPLNAVPHDPDVKALLRIATVWNVPVAMNRASAKLMITSPNMSKEFDIEIPDYDAYLAERL, from the coding sequence ATGAAAAAAACAACACGGACTATCCCAGCTCATAAGAATATCGCTCTTGTTGCCCATGACCACTATAAACCTGAACTTTTACGTTGGGTGAAAGAAAATAAAGACGCTTTACAAGGGCACTTCTTATTTGGTACTGGCACTACAGGGCATTTATTAAGCAGAGAAACGGGGTTGGCGATAAAAAGTCTGTTAAGCGGCCCTATGGGTGGCGATCAGCAATTAGGAGCATTAATCTCGGAAGGGAAAATTGATATGATGATCTTCTTTTGGGATCCACTTAATGCTGTACCACATGATCCTGACGTTAAAGCTTTACTACGCATAGCGACTGTTTGGAACGTACCTGTTGCGATGAACCGTGCTAGTGCAAAATTAATGATCACATCACCAAATATGTCAAAAGAGTTTGATATTGAGATCCCAGATTACGACGCCTATTTAGCTGAGCGCTTATAA
- a CDS encoding membrane protein codes for MVIFCFITGMFIEIFISGMTFEQSLASRTLSIPVNIAIAWPYGVFRDFMLRQGSRLSSAPFMKNIADLLAYVLFQSPVYAAILFTVGASTDQIITAVSSNAAISCVMGVFYGYFLDACRKAFKVPGYTQQA; via the coding sequence ATGGTGATTTTTTGTTTTATTACAGGCATGTTTATTGAAATTTTTATTTCAGGGATGACATTTGAGCAGTCATTGGCTTCTCGTACTCTTTCTATTCCGGTTAATATAGCAATAGCGTGGCCTTATGGGGTGTTTCGCGACTTTATGCTGCGTCAGGGCTCACGCTTGTCATCGGCACCATTCATGAAAAATATTGCAGACTTACTTGCTTATGTACTGTTCCAATCGCCAGTTTATGCAGCGATTTTATTTACAGTTGGGGCGAGTACTGATCAAATAATTACAGCAGTATCAAGTAATGCGGCTATTTCATGCGTTATGGGGGTATTTTATGGTTACTTCCTTGATGCATGCCGTAAAGCATTTAAAGTGCCTGGTTACACTCAACAAGCTTAA
- a CDS encoding putative exported protein, with protein MTLYLHSLFRFIGYGTIISFFLIIGQVQAKTLSSYNAKKVQYSNQLQQKGELAEAISILAELSPSAAYDRAYIARVLGVFYWQNEQSKQAIFQLSAAISLHALEQQAQWQTEKMLADIYYSDHQWSKAIEHYQHLLVSRYPVRTDKQSKELATSKNEIHLRLANSYYQDQSWKSCLTHIRQFKPKNRNEKIQKLKIQLVSELQLTRWSSAERTAQALIVYEPNQKIWWQQLIAAQLQQQQADKALVNYSLAKQQGIQFEVQDYKTLSQLYGQNRLPEQAAKVMEEMFINSPSTKSESELVRQATYWQMAKEWDKAEEAWGSAAKESTKHYWSLAKLQLQQKAYQQALKSTEKAKSVILDSDYRLMKVRLYYKLGGFNDAFAEAKKLNELYPSKEAKDWISYLTHKV; from the coding sequence ATGACTCTTTATCTTCACTCACTTTTTCGCTTTATTGGTTATGGAACCATCATAAGTTTTTTCCTTATCATCGGCCAAGTGCAAGCCAAAACCCTAAGCAGTTATAATGCTAAGAAGGTTCAGTATTCAAATCAACTACAGCAAAAGGGTGAATTAGCAGAGGCGATTTCTATTCTAGCTGAATTATCCCCATCAGCCGCGTATGATCGCGCGTATATAGCCCGTGTCTTAGGGGTATTTTATTGGCAGAATGAACAGTCTAAACAAGCCATATTCCAATTATCTGCTGCTATTTCTTTGCATGCATTAGAACAACAAGCGCAGTGGCAAACTGAAAAAATGCTGGCAGATATTTACTATTCAGATCATCAATGGTCAAAAGCAATTGAACATTATCAACATCTTTTAGTTAGTCGTTACCCTGTTCGTACCGATAAGCAGAGCAAAGAGCTCGCTACGAGTAAAAATGAGATCCATTTACGTTTGGCAAACAGTTATTATCAGGATCAATCGTGGAAGTCCTGTTTAACTCATATTCGACAGTTTAAGCCAAAAAATCGTAATGAGAAAATTCAGAAGTTAAAAATTCAATTAGTCAGTGAACTGCAATTAACTCGTTGGTCATCAGCAGAGCGAACTGCACAAGCATTAATCGTGTACGAACCTAATCAAAAGATCTGGTGGCAACAATTAATAGCCGCGCAGTTACAGCAACAACAAGCGGACAAAGCCTTGGTTAACTATTCACTGGCAAAGCAACAAGGTATTCAATTTGAAGTACAAGATTATAAAACCTTATCTCAACTTTATGGTCAAAATCGATTACCAGAGCAGGCCGCAAAGGTGATGGAGGAAATGTTTATCAACTCCCCAAGCACCAAGAGTGAGTCGGAATTGGTTAGACAAGCAACCTATTGGCAAATGGCAAAAGAGTGGGATAAGGCAGAAGAAGCTTGGGGGAGTGCAGCCAAAGAGAGCACAAAGCATTACTGGTCTTTAGCGAAGTTACAATTACAACAAAAGGCGTATCAGCAGGCGTTAAAAAGCACTGAAAAAGCAAAATCAGTGATATTAGATTCTGATTATCGATTAATGAAAGTTCGTCTTTATTATAAGTTAGGGGGCTTTAATGATGCGTTTGCTGAGGCAAAAAAATTAAATGAGTTGTACCCATCAAAAGAAGCCAAAGATTGGATAAGTTATTTAACTCATAAGGTTTAG
- the tonB2 gene encoding TonB2 protein, producing MMAFFLAIVMTLALFSFMAWMTIQPKSAAVSSETLQFDVVMVEPNAESQRRIRQLPEPPKTPSIPSSKSSLSSNVANVAPLENNTMPSIDVGDIGLNMVVSLPSFDGLGQNQQAMPLYRVEPKYPSRALKRKMEGYVILRFTIDEQGKPVDIESVEAEPSRLFVRPAIQALRQWKYQPKLREGKAITQPGQTVTLEYRLN from the coding sequence ATGATGGCTTTTTTTCTGGCAATAGTGATGACGTTGGCTCTGTTTAGTTTTATGGCGTGGATGACGATTCAACCAAAAAGCGCAGCAGTATCAAGTGAGACACTGCAATTTGATGTGGTGATGGTAGAGCCGAATGCCGAGAGTCAGCGACGTATTCGTCAATTACCTGAGCCACCGAAAACACCAAGTATACCTTCTTCAAAAAGTTCACTGTCATCAAATGTGGCGAACGTAGCCCCTTTGGAAAACAACACCATGCCTTCTATTGATGTTGGAGATATTGGATTAAACATGGTGGTGTCACTGCCTTCTTTTGACGGGCTAGGACAAAACCAACAAGCAATGCCTCTGTATCGGGTTGAACCGAAATACCCATCACGAGCACTAAAGCGTAAAATGGAAGGGTATGTGATTTTACGCTTTACCATCGATGAGCAAGGTAAACCTGTTGATATTGAGAGTGTTGAAGCGGAGCCAAGTCGACTATTTGTTCGTCCAGCGATTCAAGCATTAAGACAGTGGAAGTATCAACCTAAATTGAGAGAAGGTAAGGCGATCACTCAACCAGGACAAACCGTGACATTGGAGTATAGATTGAACTAA
- the exbD2 gene encoding TonB system transport protein ExbD2, with translation MRIIRRTKAKEEASIDLTSMLDIVFIMLIFFIVTSSFVRESGVKVNRPQASNSVAQKETGIFVAITANNQVFIDKRHVDIERVEAVLEALYLDNPQANLVIQADRHAYNGTVVSVMDAAKGVGIKGIALATESK, from the coding sequence ATGCGCATAATTCGTCGCACTAAAGCGAAAGAAGAAGCCAGTATTGATTTAACATCCATGCTTGATATTGTATTTATCATGCTTATATTTTTTATTGTTACTAGCTCATTTGTTCGTGAATCTGGGGTTAAAGTTAATCGCCCACAAGCCTCGAACTCTGTTGCTCAAAAAGAGACAGGGATTTTTGTGGCAATTACGGCTAATAACCAAGTTTTTATTGATAAACGACACGTTGATATTGAGCGAGTAGAAGCGGTATTAGAGGCGTTATATTTAGATAACCCTCAAGCTAATCTGGTTATCCAAGCAGATAGACACGCTTACAATGGCACTGTTGTGTCTGTCATGGATGCCGCGAAAGGTGTTGGGATTAAAGGCATTGCGTTGGCAACGGAGTCGAAATAA
- the exbb2 gene encoding TonB system transport protein ExbB2 — translation MLVLFDQYFPTISEFMSQGGSVLWWLMLVVFFGGFLVIERLLFLSFTLPKYKKQWIQDWQRRDDYSSWYAIAHKEGLMQIAQHELYRNLSFIKVLVNLCPMIGLLGTVTGMVTVFDLMAQQGSSDPKLMASGISMATLPTMAGMVAALVGLFAHARLLKVMTRHEYRLEQALRSDECA, via the coding sequence ATGCTCGTATTATTTGATCAGTACTTCCCAACCATTAGTGAGTTTATGTCGCAAGGCGGCAGTGTGTTGTGGTGGCTAATGTTAGTTGTTTTCTTTGGTGGTTTCTTAGTGATTGAGCGATTATTGTTTTTATCTTTCACGTTACCAAAGTATAAAAAACAGTGGATACAAGATTGGCAACGTCGTGATGACTATTCATCTTGGTACGCCATTGCACATAAGGAAGGGCTGATGCAAATTGCTCAGCATGAACTGTATCGCAATCTAAGTTTCATTAAGGTATTAGTCAACTTATGTCCAATGATTGGTTTATTAGGAACCGTGACAGGGATGGTAACGGTATTTGATTTAATGGCACAACAAGGCAGCAGCGATCCAAAATTGATGGCCTCTGGGATATCAATGGCTACCTTACCGACCATGGCTGGAATGGTTGCTGCCTTGGTTGGACTGTTTGCTCATGCCCGATTATTAAAAGTCATGACTAGGCATGAATACCGTTTAGAGCAAGCATTAAGGAGTGACGAATGCGCATAA
- the tolR2 gene encoding biopolymer transport protein TolR: protein MFSRSFFIILIALFGMTSFVHADDLSLLDNKAKESQVTQLEQDKLRTQTIKQTRVELEKKVNALKRAIKQVENETQQLSSAFSQNEKTLTELEKQLQIETGSLGELFGVVRQGAKSTKQIVMSSVIQRSEGLSLTPFERVTNTDTLPSIAVLSDYVNAMATYIEQSRVVTSVMVNRLQGDGLVVEEGMLRVGDMALLSERGEMQWDRSQAQAEQYSRYPDDATNTGNFRSDSMLIDVTRGGLFTQYDEQPTLLQRIEQAGIVGQIILGLLLIGLIITVYRGVVLMTIQWQISKQLLVPETPSNNPLGRILSVYDKEKGQNLESLELRLLEAIMDEQQGLEKGLSMLKLLAALAPMLGLLGTVTGMIETFQVITQFGNGDPKVMAGGISMALTTTVLGLIAAMPLLLAHNLLSSRADSINATLEKQGVSLVAAKAENDNARII from the coding sequence ATGTTTAGCCGTTCATTTTTTATTATATTGATAGCACTGTTTGGTATGACTTCTTTTGTTCACGCTGATGATCTTTCTTTATTAGATAACAAAGCAAAAGAGAGCCAAGTAACACAGTTAGAGCAAGATAAATTACGTACACAAACCATCAAGCAAACTCGTGTGGAGTTAGAGAAAAAAGTAAATGCGTTAAAACGTGCCATTAAACAAGTAGAAAATGAGACACAGCAACTCAGCTCTGCTTTTAGTCAAAATGAAAAAACATTAACTGAGTTAGAAAAACAGTTACAAATAGAAACGGGCAGTTTAGGTGAATTATTTGGAGTGGTTCGCCAAGGCGCTAAATCGACGAAACAAATCGTCATGTCCTCTGTTATTCAGCGCAGTGAAGGGCTCTCTTTAACGCCTTTTGAGCGAGTAACTAATACGGACACTTTACCGTCAATTGCAGTGCTCTCTGATTATGTCAATGCCATGGCAACTTATATCGAACAAAGCCGCGTGGTTACCTCTGTGATGGTGAATCGGCTACAAGGTGATGGATTAGTTGTTGAGGAGGGAATGCTCCGAGTGGGTGATATGGCGCTGCTTTCTGAACGTGGTGAGATGCAATGGGATCGTTCACAGGCACAAGCTGAGCAATATTCACGATACCCAGATGATGCAACTAATACAGGGAACTTCAGGTCAGATTCAATGCTGATTGATGTAACTCGTGGTGGACTATTTACTCAATATGATGAGCAACCAACATTACTTCAACGCATTGAACAAGCGGGGATCGTAGGGCAGATCATTTTAGGCTTATTGCTGATCGGACTGATAATTACGGTGTATCGTGGTGTGGTTCTGATGACTATTCAATGGCAGATCAGCAAGCAATTATTGGTTCCTGAAACCCCGAGCAATAACCCGCTTGGCCGAATTCTATCTGTTTATGACAAAGAAAAAGGACAGAACCTAGAGTCGTTAGAGTTGCGATTACTGGAAGCGATTATGGATGAGCAACAAGGATTAGAAAAGGGGTTATCCATGCTTAAATTACTCGCTGCTTTAGCGCCCATGTTGGGGTTACTTGGCACAGTAACAGGTATGATTGAAACCTTCCAAGTGATCACTCAATTTGGAAATGGCGATCCAAAAGTCATGGCAGGAGGAATATCGATGGCGTTAACGACGACGGTATTAGGTCTAATCGCAGCCATGCCACTGTTGCTGGCCCACAACCTATTATCTAGTCGTGCAGACAGTATTAATGCCACATTAGAAAAGCAGGGCGTGAGTTTAGTCGCTGCCAAGGCTGAGAATGATAATGCTCGTATTATTTGA
- a CDS encoding membrane protein, giving the protein MKKHFLAMFLLSLIGLLGISAVSANSLTQAQVIEAKTNHSSQRTQQDIDKAAQQILELQTHIEQVTDSLSNLTIYRKHLTQIVSSQEKEIQQLQRQIDQIEETRQGIIPLMYHMLDELDRLLHTDLPIRFTARTERLEQLNALIIRADISDAEKFRRILEAFQIEMDYGYKIAAYQQTITLDDGSQRVVQQLHIGRIILISRSIDKQQAWIWQQDQQQWHSVLSEDLPALDNAFSIAHKQTPPQLLRLPLSVNTSIESNKKEAH; this is encoded by the coding sequence ATGAAAAAACACTTTTTAGCCATGTTTCTTCTCAGCTTAATTGGTTTACTTGGCATATCGGCAGTGTCCGCAAATTCACTGACTCAAGCTCAAGTGATAGAAGCAAAAACCAATCATTCATCTCAGCGCACTCAGCAGGATATTGATAAAGCAGCACAGCAGATCTTAGAGCTGCAAACCCACATTGAACAAGTAACAGATTCTTTATCTAACCTAACGATATATCGAAAGCACCTGACTCAGATTGTCTCTTCTCAAGAAAAAGAAATACAGCAACTTCAACGTCAAATTGATCAAATAGAAGAGACACGCCAAGGCATTATTCCATTAATGTATCATATGCTTGATGAACTAGACCGGCTCCTACATACAGATCTTCCTATTCGTTTTACGGCGCGAACAGAGCGCTTAGAGCAATTGAATGCTTTAATTATTCGTGCGGATATCTCGGATGCAGAAAAGTTTCGTCGTATTCTTGAAGCGTTTCAGATCGAAATGGATTACGGCTATAAAATCGCGGCTTACCAACAAACAATCACGCTAGATGATGGCAGTCAAAGAGTGGTTCAACAGCTGCATATTGGTCGAATAATATTGATATCAAGAAGTATTGATAAGCAACAAGCGTGGATTTGGCAACAAGATCAGCAACAGTGGCACTCCGTGTTAAGTGAGGATTTACCCGCGTTAGACAATGCTTTTTCGATAGCACACAAACAAACGCCCCCTCAATTGTTGCGATTGCCTTTGTCAGTCAATACGTCTATTGAAAGTAATAAAAAGGAGGCTCACTAA
- a CDS encoding helicase IV, whose amino-acid sequence MQIKATTFAQWLVQGDYYQLELEQEQLLFTSHKFQVSVPFDKWSGKVTFQRGLVWSSLCFYNRNDQIAWRVSGLPWQECDESINRVLNAYANWKESKISLLNELQPQMVELVETFCHQKRFLKQTEALLMVEKLYDLFEQTGLSIPLAKQLKPDCMALVLDWLTEPEQQLKTLNEDWLENQKIEWKTFFSQCESQPLNESQQSALLLNEDHTLVLAGAGSGKTSVLVARVNYLIESGQAQADEILLLAFGRQAAQEMSGRIIEKFGFDVGQKVKVATFHQLGLDIIRHVEYQQPKLSCLVTNEKDRKEWFSHVLDSEWKNATAVNRWKKHLKKWPIAYLRGDVDLKEESHNEKLQEWLYKQICQLNALQLDKKAVIKKIEYHADAIRLKSELNIVWPFFKAYERTLKQEEAIDYEIMITKAKRYINDKKYDLPWSFVMVDEYQDISPQRLDLIESICHNENIHQNKATLFAVGDDWQAIYRFSGADVSLTTDFETRFQSTKVTQLSTTYRFNDQIGAVANRFIQENPLQLKKELTSFTKQKRKAVKVIEHQSIEKELLSLSKNIRDGEKVVILGRNHSHKPDNFDDWVKYYPGLNLEYNTCHASKGTEADYVFIVEMTAGQFPMKTRTISLDGALLPHEEDFPYAEERRLFYVALTRAKKKVWIIYHGKPSPFVQEIVDKDYPVIID is encoded by the coding sequence ATGCAGATAAAAGCAACCACTTTCGCTCAGTGGTTAGTTCAAGGTGACTATTATCAACTTGAATTAGAGCAAGAGCAGCTGTTGTTTACCTCACATAAGTTTCAAGTGTCTGTCCCATTTGATAAATGGAGTGGCAAAGTCACTTTTCAAAGAGGGCTAGTGTGGAGTTCTCTTTGTTTTTATAATCGAAATGACCAAATAGCATGGCGAGTGTCTGGTTTACCTTGGCAAGAGTGTGATGAGAGTATTAATCGTGTATTAAATGCTTATGCAAATTGGAAAGAATCTAAAATCTCGTTGCTAAATGAGCTACAGCCACAAATGGTAGAATTAGTAGAAACCTTCTGTCATCAAAAGCGTTTTTTAAAGCAAACAGAAGCGTTATTAATGGTTGAGAAATTATATGATTTATTTGAGCAAACAGGGTTGTCGATTCCTCTTGCCAAGCAGCTAAAACCGGATTGTATGGCGTTGGTTTTAGATTGGCTTACAGAGCCAGAGCAACAATTAAAAACCTTGAATGAGGATTGGCTAGAAAACCAAAAAATAGAATGGAAAACCTTTTTTTCTCAATGTGAGTCTCAACCACTGAATGAATCACAGCAGAGTGCTTTGTTGTTAAATGAAGACCATACATTAGTCCTTGCAGGTGCTGGCTCTGGCAAAACCAGTGTTTTAGTTGCACGCGTTAATTATTTAATTGAAAGCGGTCAGGCTCAAGCTGACGAGATCTTATTATTGGCGTTTGGTCGTCAAGCTGCTCAGGAAATGTCTGGTCGTATTATTGAAAAATTTGGCTTTGATGTCGGTCAGAAAGTTAAAGTAGCAACGTTTCATCAATTGGGTTTAGATATCATTCGTCATGTTGAGTACCAACAACCTAAGTTGTCGTGTTTAGTGACTAATGAGAAAGATCGCAAAGAATGGTTTTCTCATGTACTTGACTCAGAATGGAAAAATGCGACAGCGGTGAACCGTTGGAAAAAACATTTAAAAAAATGGCCAATAGCTTATCTTCGTGGAGATGTCGATTTAAAAGAAGAATCTCATAATGAAAAGCTTCAAGAGTGGTTATATAAGCAAATTTGCCAGCTGAATGCTTTGCAGTTGGATAAAAAAGCGGTGATCAAAAAAATAGAATATCACGCAGATGCAATACGATTGAAAAGCGAACTAAATATTGTCTGGCCATTCTTTAAAGCGTATGAAAGAACACTAAAGCAAGAAGAAGCGATTGATTATGAAATAATGATCACAAAAGCAAAGCGTTATATTAATGATAAAAAATACGATTTACCGTGGTCATTTGTCATGGTCGATGAGTATCAAGACATTTCACCGCAACGACTAGATTTGATTGAGTCTATTTGTCATAACGAAAATATACATCAAAATAAAGCAACGCTATTTGCTGTTGGAGATGATTGGCAGGCGATTTATCGTTTCTCTGGAGCCGATGTATCATTAACGACAGATTTTGAAACTCGCTTTCAATCGACAAAAGTAACTCAATTATCGACGACGTATCGATTTAATGATCAAATAGGGGCTGTCGCGAATCGTTTTATTCAAGAAAACCCATTACAGCTTAAAAAAGAGCTAACGAGTTTTACTAAACAGAAGCGAAAAGCGGTTAAAGTCATTGAGCATCAATCGATAGAAAAAGAGCTGTTATCATTATCTAAAAATATTAGAGATGGTGAAAAAGTGGTAATTTTAGGCCGTAACCATAGCCATAAACCAGATAATTTTGATGATTGGGTAAAGTATTATCCAGGCTTGAACTTGGAATATAATACATGTCATGCAAGTAAAGGAACGGAAGCTGATTATGTCTTTATTGTTGAAATGACAGCAGGACAATTTCCGATGAAAACCAGAACAATCTCTCTTGATGGTGCTTTACTACCTCATGAAGAAGATTTTCCCTATGCAGAAGAGCGTCGTTTGTTTTATGTAGCTTTAACACGAGCAAAGAAAAAGGTGTGGATTATTTATCATGGTAAACCATCGCCATTTGTTCAGGAAATTGTAGATAAAGATTACCCTGTGATTATTGATTAG